GCTTTGATATAAAACTTCGCTTAGATGCTAACCAGGGATGGACAGCAAAAGAGGCTGTTCGAGCAATTAGGCAAATGGAAGACGAACAATTGAATATTGAATTGATTGAACAGCCTGTATTAGCCCATGATATCGAGGGATTGAAGTATGTTACAGCTCACACATTAACACCCATTATGGCTGATGAAAGTGTATTTTCTCTTTATGATGCAAAACGAGTGATTGAAATGAGAGCAGCGGATTTGATTAATATTAAATTGATGAAAGCTGGTGGAATCTATCAAGCGTTGAAAATTGCTACTTTAGCTGCTAGTCATGATATGAATTGTATGACTGGCAGTATGATTGAAACAAAGTTAGGGGTGGGAGCAGCAGCTCATTTTGCAGCAAGTCAATCAAATATTATCTATTATGACTTTGATGCGCCATTAATGTTAAAAGGAGATTTGCTTGATGGTAGTATTCAATATGAAGGTGCAAAAATAATTTTCGCTTCTTCACCAGGATTAGGCATCAAAAGAATTAAAAAAGGGGTGAATTAGCATGGCTTTAAAGAAAATATGGCGTTGTGCAGTACCTGTTGCAACAGTATGGACATCACCAGCATCTGCACGTGATATTGATCAACCAGGTATTGAAAATCCTGTACATCTCATAAAGTGGCTTGAAGCCTTACCCTATAAAGAAAGACTAGATTTATGTAATGCGAATCGTGTGCAAACACAACTACTTTATGGAGAAGAAGTAATTGTTGATGAAATAGTAGATGATTGGGCCAAGATTGTTGCCATTCAGCAGCCATCTCGTAAAGATCAAAGAGGATACCCAGGATGGGTTCCTTTAACACAATTAATTGAAGGAATTGTTCCAGATTCACTAAAGTATGCTATTGTTACAGCTGATAAGGTTCAATTATGGTCAGAGGATAAACTGCCGTTAGTAGTACTACCATTCAACACAATTCTCCCGTTACGAGATGAGTGTGTAAAGTACTATCATGTTGATTCACCTAATGGTAATGCATTACTAAGCAAAAATGGAGTAGCAATCACCTCAAGTAAAACAACTGGAAATCCTACCACTATGGAGCAGGCTGTTCTTAAAGGTACAGCATTTCTAGATTTACCCTACCTCTGGGGGGGCATGTCATCGTACGGTTATGATTGCTCAGGTTTTACATATAACATGGCAAAGGCATCAGGCATCATTATTCCGCGCGATGCAGGAGAACAAAAAGAATCGGGAAAAGCCATTAACAAGGAAAATCAAAATGAATGGCACATAGGTGATTTACTATTTTTCGCAAATGACTATGGTAGAGCTGCCGTGAGACACGTAGGATTTTACTTTGGGGATGGGAAAATGATTCACTCTCCACAAACTGGAAAGACAGTCGAGATCATTCATTTAGCTGGAACAATATTTGAAGAGGAGCTTTGTGGAGTAAGTCGATATCAAGCATAACTGGGGTGAGGACATCATGAACAAGGAAATATTAGTATCAGTAGAAAATTTAAAAAAACATTTTGAACTAGGTAAAGGGAGTACACTAAAGGCAGTCAATGGTATCAGTTTTGATATTGTAAAAGGGGAAACATTTGGACTCGTAGGTGAATCTGGATGTGGTAAATCGACTGCTGGTCGTACTATTTTAGGACTTTATAATCGAACGGATGGAAAGGTTTTATTTGAAGGCAAAGATGTTCATGAACAATCTGGTAAAGACCGCGATCAAATGCTGAAAAATATGCAGATGATTTTCCAAGATCCATATGCATCTTTAAACCCTAGGTCAACTGTTTTCGAAATTATTGCCGAACCAATGGAAGTTCATGGTTTGTACAAAGATAAAAATAAATTACGTGAGCGTGTTTACGAACTATTGGAGGATGTCGGTTTAAATAGAGAGCATGCCAATCGTTATCCGCATGAATTTTCAGGAGGCCAACGTCAAAGAATTGGTATTGCCAGAGCTCTTGCATTAGATCCTGAATTTATCATAGCTGATGAACCAATTTCAGCTTTAGATGTGTCGGTTCAAGCATCTGTTGTTAAACTATTACAACGATTGCAAAAAGAAAAAGAGCTAACTTATCTGTTTATCGCGCATGATTTATCCATGGTCAAATATATATCTAATCGTATTGGGGTTATGTACTTAGGACAGATGGTAGAATTAACGACATCACAGCAACTTTATCATGAGCCACTTCACCCATATACACAAGCATTATTATCGGCAATTCCTATTCCTGATCCAGATATTGAGGAACAAAGAGAACGAATTATTTTAAAGGGAGAGTTACCAAGTCCTATTCATCCACCATCAGGTTGTGTGTTCCATACGCGCTGTCCAATGGCACAAGAAGTCTGCAAACATCTTGAACCACGATGGTTGGAAAAAGAGCAAGGACATTTTGTGGCATGTCATCTTTATGATGATGAAGTAATGAAAGCCGAGAAAGAAGCTTCTACGACCATAATTTAAATTAAAACTGTAAAGGAGATAGCCAAATAATTTGGCTATCTCCTTATGCTTAAGTCTGTTTAAAACTTCTACAAGTTTAGCTATATCTCGACTTGTGATTGATCTTTAGTAAGAAGTGCTGTTGTATAATCGCCACCGTGAATTTGAGAAAACATCTTACCAGCAGCATTCAATAGCTCTGTACATTCCTTCTCGGATAACGATGGTCGAAGATAGAACAGTTGAATAGCCTCAGTTGTGTTTTCTGTAACCACTGTACGTTTAGAATCAACAAATGGACTTCCAAAAGGTCCTTGGGTATCTCGTGAGTAGGCAATATTTTTTAATGAATTATAGCGACCATTTAACCCTTCATAGCCTGTTTCCTCATCACCAAGTGCAATAACTAGATCACCGTCTAGATTATTCATATCGTAAATGCCAATAGGAATTTCATACTGAAGCGAGAAGAAATTATTCAGATCTACAGCAGAGTGATAGGGTGTTAAATAATTCTGTTTTGCAATTCGTCGCATTAAGCTTTCAGCAGAATGACGATAGCGATTTGGATCTCCTCCTAAAGCTTTCCAAATAGCACGCCATTCTTTAATACCTGGTCTTTCTGTTACTGATTGTCCCTCTAATTCCAAATAAAGGTTTTCTTGATATAACTGTGTACGCCCTTTAATCATTTGAGGAGATTCTGATACTACAATTTTGGTATAATATATCATGCCGATTTTAAATGTTGGAACTATATTTGTTAATGATGATTCCAATGTAAATTTAATCATTATCCATCACCTAATCATATATTTTTTTCCAGTTTATCATAGAGAGGGAGTGAAACCAAATGAACATCATCGAACTAAAGGAACAAGTAATTGCTTATGCTAAAAGCATCGGCATCGATAAAATTGGTTTTACTTCTGCTAATCCATTTCATGAATTAAAGAATCATTTACTTCGTCAACAAGAATTAGGCTATCAATCTGGCTTTGAAGAATCAGATATTGAAAAGCGGACAGAGCCAAAACTATTACTAGACGAAGCAGCAAGTATAATTGCAATCGCCATTGCCTATCCATCCAAAATGAAGAATGCACCCCAAGGTAAAAAAGGTGCGAGAAGAGGAATTTTCTGTCGTGCATCATGGGGAACAGATTATCATACAGTTTTACGTGAAAAACTCGCTCTAGTAGAAGCTTTTTTGCAGAAAAAAGTACCTGGCTGCCGACTACGCTCAATGGTTGATACTGGAGAATTGTCAGATAGGGCTGTGGCAGAACGGGCAGGAATCGGTTGGAGCGCAAAAAACTGTGCAGTCATCACACCTGAATTCGGCTCTTATGTCTATTTAGGTGAAATCATTTCCGATTTGCCATTTGAAGCAGATGAACCGATGGAAGAACAATGTGGAGAATGTCGATTATGTTTAGATGTTTGCCCAACAGGTGCTCTTGTACAAGGAGGGCAGCTTAATTCCCAAAAGTGTGTAGCTTATTTAACACAGACGAAGGGTTTTTTACCAGATGAATATCGTGCTAAAATCGGGAACCGTATATATGGTTGTGATACATGTCAAACGGTTTGTCCAAAGAACAAAGGAAAACTGAATTGGATTCATGATGCACTTCAACCCGAACCTGAAATTGCAAAACCATTATTAGAACCTTTACTTACAATTTCGAATCGACAATTTAAAGAAACTTATGGTCATATTTCGGGTTCTTGGAGAGGGAAAAAACCAATTCAACGAAATGCAATTATTGCATTAGCTCATTTTAAAGAAACTTCAGCTCTCCCTTCTTTAATAGAAGTTTTTCAGAAAGATGAACGTCCTGTGATCCGAGGTACTGCTGCATGGGCAATTGGTAAAATTGGTGGAGAAGGAATAAAAGAAGTATTACAACAAGGCTTAGTTTATGAAAAAGATGAAGAAGTACGATTGGAAATTCAAAAAGGCTTATCATTATTAGCAGAAAAATAAAGGAAGTGTCTCGAAGTGTCTTTACACATCGTATTATATCAACCAGAAATTCCAGCTAACACAGGTAATATTGCAAGAACTTGTGCAGGAACAAATACACATCTACATCTAATTCGTCCATTAGGATTTTCAACTGACGATAAAATGTTAAAAAGAGCTGGTTTAGATTACTGGCATAGCGTTAATATCACATACTATGATTCGGTAGAAGAATTTTACGAGAAGAATGCTGGTGGTTCAATTTACTATATTGAAACGTTTGGTACAAAACCCTATTCTGATTTTGACTTTAGTAATCCTGAAGAAGAGATTTACTTTATGTTCGGAAAAGAAACAACCGGTATCCCAAAAGAATTAATACAGGATCATCAAGATAAATGTTTACGAATTCCACAAAGTGAAAATGTACGGTCATTGAATTTATCAAATACAGCAGCAATTGTTATATTTGAAGCATTACGCCAACAAGGTTTTAGAGGAATGCACTAATCATTTCTAACTAAAAAGAGGGCAACCCAGGTGGGTTGCCCTCTTTTTAGATAAAAAATTATTTAGAAGTACTTTGTTTATCTTCATATCCAGCAGTGAAGATTGCAGTTAAGAAAGCCAAAATAACACCAAGAATTAATAATAATTTCATGGAAGTACCCCCCTAATAAAATGAAAAAGTTCTCTTACAAGTATAGCCTAATTTGTTGGAAAATGATACATGAATGGTAATTATTATATGGCGGAAATGCGTCAATGTTTTTATATAACCTAGTATGCATAATGCTGATCTTAATAGGGTATAGCTAACTAAAGACAAGCAAAAAGGAGATTTTGAGATGGAAAAAGAAAAACGACAAACTGAAAATGGATCTATGGCAACTTCTTTTGAGCAAGTGCAAGAATTAGGAAAACAAATGGAAAAGAGACGTGAGGAAACTGAATTAGAAGATGTTGGACGTGAACAAGATCCTGAACAATTCGATAATGAATAAAAAGAGGTATCCCAATATTCGGGACACCTCTTTTCTATTAATGATGTAAGAAAAATAGTTGAATGGCAAATAATATTGCAAAAATATATAACAATAGATGAACTTTTTTTGCTTCGCCTGTTACGATTTTTAATATAGGATAAGCGATAAAACCAAAAGCAATCCCAGTTGAAATGCTTGATGTTAAAGGCATGATTAAAATGATCAGGAAGGCAGGGAAAGCTTCATCAAATTGATGCCATTCAATCTCTTTTACGGAAGAAATCATTAATGTACCGACAATTACTAGTGTTGGAGAAGTGATTGCAGCAACACCAGAAACAGCTCCTACTAAAGGTCCAAAGAAGGAGGCGATGATAAATAAGATAGCAACAGTTAATGTGGTTAAACCTGTACGACCACCTGCAGCAACACCAGCAGAAGATTCTATAAATGCGGATGTTGGACTTGTACCAAACATAGAACCTATTGTTGTACCAAGTGAATCTGCTAAAAGTGCTTTACGAGCACGAGGTAATTGGTTACCTTTCATCAGACCAGCTTGCTTCATAATTCCGACAAGAGTGCCAGTTGTATCAAATAACGTCACTAAGATGAATGAGAAAACGACACTATATAATCCGTAATGGATAACGTCGCCAAAGGCATCAAGTGGATTCCATATTAGAATACCTTGTGGTAAATGAGGTTTAGCTATAATGTGATCAATTTTTAATTGACCCGTAAATGCTGCAACAATTCCTGTAACAACCATTCCAATAAATAGAGCACCTCTTACATTACGAACAATTAAGATAACTGTAATGATTAAACCAAATAAGGTTAACATGACGCCAGGAGATGTTAAATCTCCTAGTGATACTAAATTACTTTCATTTGCAACAATTACTTTCCCCATTCGTAATCCAAGAAAAGCGATGAATAATCCGATACCTGCTGTAATCGCACGTTTTAAGTTTTCAGGAATTGCAGTAATTAGTTTTGCACGAAGCGGTGTTAAGGATAGAATGATGAAAATAATACCTGCAACAAAAACAGATGAAAAAGCAGTCAAATAGTCAATTTTTCCTTCAGACGCTAAAACTACTGAATATGTGAAATATGCGTTTAAGCCCATTCCTGGTGCAACAGCGATTGGATAGTTAGCACACAATGCCATCCATAATGTACCAACAACAGCAGAAATAATAGTAGCCATAAATACTTGGTCGACAGGCACACCAGCTTCATGTAAGATAACTGGATTCACGATAATAATATATACCATGGTAAGAAACGTTGTAATACCAGCAATCAATTCAGTTTTAACGTTTGTACCATTTTCCTTCAGATGAAACAATGAAATACCTTCTTTCTAAAATCCGAACATTTAAAACAACATTAAATATAATATTCGTTTATATTTAGGATTGCAACCTTTTAGAAAAAGTCGTTATTCTCGAAATACTTCGACAATATTTGTATAATATTATTACCCAAAAGGAGGTCATAACATGTACTCAATTACATCTACAAAAACATTACATAATGGTATTGAAATGCCTCGCTTCGGATTAGGTGTATATAAAATGGATGATCCGGAAGTAGCGTATAATTCAATAATAAAAGCACTAGACACTGGTTATATTGCAGTGGATACAGCAGCATTTTATAACAACGAGCAACAAGTTGGGGAAGCTCTTCGTGCATCGGATCTAAAAAGAGAGGATCTATTCATCACTTCAAAAGTATGGAATACAGACCAAGGCTATGATGAAACGTTAAGAGCGTTTGAGAAAACTTTGAGGGCTCTCAATACAGATTATTTAGATTTATATTTAACACACTGGCCTGTCCCAGAGAAATTCACGGAGACATATCGAGCAATTGAAAGATTATATGATGAAAAACTAATCAAATCAACAGGTGTTTCAAATCATGAAATTCATCATCTTGAGAAACTATTTACTACAGCTAATATCAAACCAATGGTCAATCAAATAGAACTGCATCCCTACCTTTCACAAGTAGAATTACGTAACTTTTGCAAAACAAATGATATTGTCATTACTGCATGGTCACCGCTAGGTCGTGGGAAAGTTCTTCAAGATGAAACAATAAAAGCAATCGGAGAAAAATATGGCAAGTCAATTGCTCAAACAATTATCCGTTGGCATTTACAAAGTGACCATATTGTCATACCGAAATCCGTCACACCGAGCCGTATAGAAGAAAACGCAAATGTATTTGATTTTGAACTAACAGCAGAAGATATGGCATCAATTGATGCACTTAATCGCAACGAACGATTCGGTTCACATCCAGATCATTTTAAGTTCTAATTGTTTGCATTTAAAATTAACTCAAAAGACAACTTTTTATTCAAATCTAAATGAAAAGTTGTTTTTTTATATGATTCATCTGGATATTTTTAGTAGTTACCCTAGATATTTAGTAATAAAATAAAGGTATTATATGAATGAAAAGAGGTAGAAATCGTTGGAAATATTAGTAGATCGCGTACAGCATACGAGAAATACCCTACGTAAACATATGCTCGAAACGGTATTCAATGAATTTGATGTAGAATGTATGCAATTAGATAAAGACAAACGAAAAGTAAAATATGGGGAAATGATGGAGAGCCCTTTCCGTTTTTTCCGTGGAAGTGCGTATCTGTTTTATTATGATGTGACTAAGATGCCATTTCCATTTCATACACCTAAAGATAAGCCAGCATGGATTCAAGGTGATTTGCACATGGATAATTTTGGATGTTTTCAAAATGAAATAGGCGAAATTGTATATGATGTCAATGATTTTGATGAAGGGTATGTAGGTTCATACTTGTATGATGTTTTTCGAATGGCTGTTAGTATTGCCTTATATACAGATGCAGAGGGGTTAAATGAGGACGAACAAAAGGATCGTATAATCCATTACTTAAATAGTTATTACAAGCAATTACAACGCTTTAAGAAAAATTTAGATGATCCATTGATGTTAACATTTACAAAAGAGAATACTAAAGGCCCTGTAAAAAAAGTATTGAAGAAACTTGGAAAAAGACAACGTGATTATTTATTAACAGATATTACGAATATGAATGAAGAAGGTAAGCGAGTTTTCAATTGGAACGAAGAAATTCACTCCGTTACAGATGAAGAATTGGAGAAAATAAGAGATGTGATGAAGAAATATTTCGTGACGATTGATGCGGATAATAAGCAAGATCCTTCACATTATCAAGTAAAGGATGTTGCAAGAAAGTATGGAACCGGAACTGCTTCTATAGGGTTAAGCCGATACTATATTCTTATCGAGGGTGGTCAAGAAGCTGGAGGAATTGATGATTTAGTATTAGAAATGAAAGAAGTGCGAACTTCTATTCCTGCTTATTTCTTACCTTATAGTCCAGTATTCTGGGAAAAACATGCACATCAAGGGGAACGGGTGGTTGCAACACAAAAAGCAATGCACCATTTAGAAGATCCTTATCTTGGGTATGTCACCATGGATAATAAACATTTTTATATCCGAGAACGTTCACCTTATAAAAAGAAAGTAAAAGCAGATAAGCTGTTAACCTTGAAAGATTATGATCAAACACTAAAAATTATGGGACGTGTTACGGCAAAAATTCATGCAAGAGCTGATGCAGACATTGAATCTGTACTTTTAACACATCATAGTGAGATTGAAATCATAAAAGCCATTGGTAATGTTGATCAATTTGTCCGCGATATTACATATGCTGCTTTAAATTATAAGAATCAAGTAAAAGATGATTACACATTGTTCTGCCAATGGGTTGAAGGAAAATTCAAAAAATAAATAACTTCGTATTGAAAAGGGACTGTCAAATAAGTCTATATTGAGGAAAATATTGTGTTTTTAACTGTTAGAAACTTGCTTTTTCTTGACTGACTTAATTTCATTATGTTAATAAGTACATTGATTAGAGTGAATGACCAATGAAAAAGTAAAATTAGCAAGATTTTTATGATAAAAATTTTCTATTACAATCTTAGTTGAAGTGGAATTAGCGTAGAGTCCTCGAAAATGCATTCGCATTTTCTTCGTGCGATGTTCATTCAGTGAAGTTCATTCAATGTCCTGTGGGAAAACGGACTAGACGAGACTCCACAGGAACGAGGACGAGGAGGCTCGTCAGTTCGCCCACGGAAAGCGGAGCTAATTCCACTTCATTCAATAGCAGATATTACTATAAACTTTTGTGTTACTACACTTGTGGAACGAAACACTTATTACTTATCGGACAGCTCTTTTTAATAAAGGATGTAATTTCGTTAAGATTTTTGATCTTTCAGGATAGTTGCCTCAAAGAACTTTTTGAAGGTATCTGCTGTTTGTTCACCAACTACACGTAATTGTTCCTTGCCATCTTTATAGTAAACAAGTGTTGGTGTACCCTCGATGGTGTATTGATCCCAACCTTGTTTAAATTCGAGCAGGTTAAATTGATCAATATGTACACCCATATCTTTGGCAAGAGGCATTAAGATTGGTGTGATTTTTTTACAGTGTGGAC
This window of the Rummeliibacillus pycnus genome carries:
- a CDS encoding B3/B4 domain-containing protein, whose amino-acid sequence is MKFTLESSLTNIVPTFKIGMIYYTKIVVSESPQMIKGRTQLYQENLYLELEGQSVTERPGIKEWRAIWKALGGDPNRYRHSAESLMRRIAKQNYLTPYHSAVDLNNFFSLQYEIPIGIYDMNNLDGDLVIALGDEETGYEGLNGRYNSLKNIAYSRDTQGPFGSPFVDSKRTVVTENTTEAIQLFYLRPSLSEKECTELLNAAGKMFSQIHGGDYTTALLTKDQSQVEI
- a CDS encoding NCS2 family permease, which encodes MFHLKENGTNVKTELIAGITTFLTMVYIIIVNPVILHEAGVPVDQVFMATIISAVVGTLWMALCANYPIAVAPGMGLNAYFTYSVVLASEGKIDYLTAFSSVFVAGIIFIILSLTPLRAKLITAIPENLKRAITAGIGLFIAFLGLRMGKVIVANESNLVSLGDLTSPGVMLTLFGLIITVILIVRNVRGALFIGMVVTGIVAAFTGQLKIDHIIAKPHLPQGILIWNPLDAFGDVIHYGLYSVVFSFILVTLFDTTGTLVGIMKQAGLMKGNQLPRARKALLADSLGTTIGSMFGTSPTSAFIESSAGVAAGGRTGLTTLTVAILFIIASFFGPLVGAVSGVAAITSPTLVIVGTLMISSVKEIEWHQFDEAFPAFLIILIMPLTSSISTGIAFGFIAYPILKIVTGEAKKVHLLLYIFAILFAIQLFFLHH
- a CDS encoding ABC transporter ATP-binding protein, with protein sequence MNKEILVSVENLKKHFELGKGSTLKAVNGISFDIVKGETFGLVGESGCGKSTAGRTILGLYNRTDGKVLFEGKDVHEQSGKDRDQMLKNMQMIFQDPYASLNPRSTVFEIIAEPMEVHGLYKDKNKLRERVYELLEDVGLNREHANRYPHEFSGGQRQRIGIARALALDPEFIIADEPISALDVSVQASVVKLLQRLQKEKELTYLFIAHDLSMVKYISNRIGVMYLGQMVELTTSQQLYHEPLHPYTQALLSAIPIPDPDIEEQRERIILKGELPSPIHPPSGCVFHTRCPMAQEVCKHLEPRWLEKEQGHFVACHLYDDEVMKAEKEASTTII
- a CDS encoding C40 family peptidase, with the protein product MALKKIWRCAVPVATVWTSPASARDIDQPGIENPVHLIKWLEALPYKERLDLCNANRVQTQLLYGEEVIVDEIVDDWAKIVAIQQPSRKDQRGYPGWVPLTQLIEGIVPDSLKYAIVTADKVQLWSEDKLPLVVLPFNTILPLRDECVKYYHVDSPNGNALLSKNGVAITSSKTTGNPTTMEQAVLKGTAFLDLPYLWGGMSSYGYDCSGFTYNMAKASGIIIPRDAGEQKESGKAINKENQNEWHIGDLLFFANDYGRAAVRHVGFYFGDGKMIHSPQTGKTVEIIHLAGTIFEEELCGVSRYQA
- a CDS encoding DUF2252 domain-containing protein; protein product: MEILVDRVQHTRNTLRKHMLETVFNEFDVECMQLDKDKRKVKYGEMMESPFRFFRGSAYLFYYDVTKMPFPFHTPKDKPAWIQGDLHMDNFGCFQNEIGEIVYDVNDFDEGYVGSYLYDVFRMAVSIALYTDAEGLNEDEQKDRIIHYLNSYYKQLQRFKKNLDDPLMLTFTKENTKGPVKKVLKKLGKRQRDYLLTDITNMNEEGKRVFNWNEEIHSVTDEELEKIRDVMKKYFVTIDADNKQDPSHYQVKDVARKYGTGTASIGLSRYYILIEGGQEAGGIDDLVLEMKEVRTSIPAYFLPYSPVFWEKHAHQGERVVATQKAMHHLEDPYLGYVTMDNKHFYIRERSPYKKKVKADKLLTLKDYDQTLKIMGRVTAKIHARADADIESVLLTHHSEIEIIKAIGNVDQFVRDITYAALNYKNQVKDDYTLFCQWVEGKFKK
- a CDS encoding aldo/keto reductase, translating into MYSITSTKTLHNGIEMPRFGLGVYKMDDPEVAYNSIIKALDTGYIAVDTAAFYNNEQQVGEALRASDLKREDLFITSKVWNTDQGYDETLRAFEKTLRALNTDYLDLYLTHWPVPEKFTETYRAIERLYDEKLIKSTGVSNHEIHHLEKLFTTANIKPMVNQIELHPYLSQVELRNFCKTNDIVITAWSPLGRGKVLQDETIKAIGEKYGKSIAQTIIRWHLQSDHIVIPKSVTPSRIEENANVFDFELTAEDMASIDALNRNERFGSHPDHFKF
- the queG gene encoding tRNA epoxyqueuosine(34) reductase QueG, with the protein product MNIIELKEQVIAYAKSIGIDKIGFTSANPFHELKNHLLRQQELGYQSGFEESDIEKRTEPKLLLDEAASIIAIAIAYPSKMKNAPQGKKGARRGIFCRASWGTDYHTVLREKLALVEAFLQKKVPGCRLRSMVDTGELSDRAVAERAGIGWSAKNCAVITPEFGSYVYLGEIISDLPFEADEPMEEQCGECRLCLDVCPTGALVQGGQLNSQKCVAYLTQTKGFLPDEYRAKIGNRIYGCDTCQTVCPKNKGKLNWIHDALQPEPEIAKPLLEPLLTISNRQFKETYGHISGSWRGKKPIQRNAIIALAHFKETSALPSLIEVFQKDERPVIRGTAAWAIGKIGGEGIKEVLQQGLVYEKDEEVRLEIQKGLSLLAEK
- the trmL gene encoding tRNA (uridine(34)/cytosine(34)/5-carboxymethylaminomethyluridine(34)-2'-O)-methyltransferase TrmL: MSLHIVLYQPEIPANTGNIARTCAGTNTHLHLIRPLGFSTDDKMLKRAGLDYWHSVNITYYDSVEEFYEKNAGGSIYYIETFGTKPYSDFDFSNPEEEIYFMFGKETTGIPKELIQDHQDKCLRIPQSENVRSLNLSNTAAIVIFEALRQQGFRGMH